A genomic segment from Lignipirellula cremea encodes:
- a CDS encoding 2-isopropylmalate synthase, with protein sequence MTSESNAAAPPIVIFDTTLRDGEQSPGASMNLQEKMEVAHALALLGVNIVEAGFPIASPGDFEAVREIASQIHGPTICGLARCSDADIDRAWEALKHGKQTRIHVFLATSAIHREFKLRMTREEIIRRAVAGVKRAVSYCDDVEFSPEDAARTESDFLCEVVEAAIAAGATTVNIPDTVGYATPTHMGGVIANLKNRVPNIDKAVISVHCHNDLGLAVANSLAAVENGAGQIECTINGIGERAGNCSLEEVVMALRTRSDYYGRSTSIQTERLVPTSRLVASVTGIRVQRNKAIVGRNAFAHEAGIHQDGMLKEPSTYEIMRPEDVGFSKTDLVLGKHSGRAALADRAKALGYRLSGEQLQTVFEEFKVLADKKKEIYDGDIAALIDQQLNQAPQQEWTLESFSAHCGNNQPPQVKLTLRRGDQTFTEETSEGDGPIDAAFWAVEKITEVPITCKAFRVRSASLGRDAQGEATLEVEHEGQVFRGRGVSTDTIEATIKALLNAINRIAFTKECKEAAAGETESPAASG encoded by the coding sequence ATGACTTCTGAATCCAACGCCGCGGCGCCGCCGATTGTCATTTTTGACACCACCCTCCGCGATGGAGAACAATCGCCCGGCGCCAGTATGAACCTGCAGGAAAAGATGGAGGTCGCCCACGCCCTGGCGCTGCTTGGCGTGAACATTGTCGAAGCCGGCTTCCCCATCGCATCGCCCGGCGACTTTGAAGCGGTCCGCGAGATCGCCTCGCAGATCCACGGTCCCACCATCTGCGGGCTGGCCCGCTGCAGCGACGCCGATATCGACCGGGCCTGGGAAGCCCTGAAGCACGGCAAGCAGACCCGCATCCATGTGTTCCTCGCCACCAGCGCCATCCATCGAGAATTCAAGCTGCGGATGACGCGGGAAGAAATCATCCGCCGCGCCGTCGCCGGTGTGAAACGGGCCGTCAGTTATTGCGACGACGTCGAATTCTCCCCCGAGGACGCCGCCCGGACGGAAAGCGACTTCCTCTGCGAAGTCGTCGAAGCCGCCATCGCCGCCGGCGCCACGACCGTCAATATTCCCGATACGGTCGGCTATGCCACGCCGACCCATATGGGCGGGGTGATCGCCAACCTGAAGAACCGCGTGCCCAACATCGACAAGGCCGTGATCAGTGTGCACTGCCACAATGATCTGGGCCTGGCGGTCGCCAACAGCCTGGCCGCGGTCGAGAACGGCGCCGGGCAGATTGAATGCACCATCAACGGCATCGGCGAACGGGCCGGCAACTGCTCGCTCGAAGAGGTCGTCATGGCCCTGCGCACCCGCAGCGATTACTACGGCCGCTCGACCAGCATCCAGACGGAACGCCTGGTGCCGACCAGCCGTCTGGTCGCCTCCGTCACCGGCATCCGCGTGCAGCGGAACAAAGCGATCGTCGGTCGCAACGCGTTCGCCCACGAGGCCGGCATCCATCAGGACGGCATGCTCAAAGAGCCCTCGACCTATGAGATCATGCGGCCCGAAGACGTGGGCTTCTCCAAGACCGATCTGGTGCTGGGCAAGCACAGCGGACGAGCCGCCCTGGCCGACCGCGCCAAGGCCCTCGGCTATCGCCTGTCGGGCGAACAGCTGCAGACGGTGTTTGAAGAGTTCAAAGTGCTGGCCGACAAAAAGAAGGAGATCTACGACGGCGACATCGCCGCGCTGATCGACCAGCAGCTGAACCAGGCCCCGCAACAGGAGTGGACGCTGGAATCTTTCTCGGCCCACTGCGGCAACAACCAGCCGCCCCAGGTCAAACTGACGCTCCGCCGCGGCGACCAGACCTTTACCGAGGAAACGTCCGAAGGGGACGGCCCGATCGACGCCGCCTTCTGGGCGGTCGAGAAGATCACCGAGGTGCCGATCACCTGCAAGGCGTTCCGCGTCCGCAGCGCTTCGCTCGGTCGCGACGCCCAGGGCGAGGCCACGCTGGAAGTCGAGCACGAAGGCCAGGTTTTTCGCGGACGCGGCGTTTCGACCGATACGATCGAAGCCACCATCAAAGCGCTCCTGAATGCGATCAACCGGATCGCCTTTACGAAGGAATGCAAAGAAGCGGCCGCCGGTGAAACTGAATCTCCCGCCGCCTCGGGCTGA